The following are from one region of the Halictus rubicundus isolate RS-2024b chromosome 15, iyHalRubi1_principal, whole genome shotgun sequence genome:
- the LOC143361588 gene encoding mitochondrial import inner membrane translocase subunit Tim21, whose amino-acid sequence MVSVRVINYIPFRRLVAVSGLSNARICSRYYPESNVPQNASYCTRKSLAKTEPVEQESRLQVGLAEVVKENTKSIGYLGVIIGGIGITGLMFYAIFNELFSSKSPNNVYSKALERCKKEPKVIDALGEPIRGYGEENRRRRNHVSHATFVKDGVRHMRMQFYVQGIRRRGTVTLEVQENESGDYVYRYLYVLIDDIMQTTIKIEDNRNDYKSHVIDTDFDIN is encoded by the exons ATGGTTTCTGTAAGGGTGATTAATTATATTCCATTTAGGAGACTAGTAGCTGTCTCTGGTCTATCAAATGCACGTATTTGTTCTCGTTACTACCCGGAGTCTAATGTTCCGCAAAACGCATCCTACTGCACAAGAAAGTCGCTTGCAAAGACTGAACCGGTCGAGCAAGAGAGTAGGCTTCAAGTTGGATTAGCGGAAGTAG TTAAAGAGAACACAAAATCTATTGGATATTTAGGCGTAATAATCGGTGGCATAGGAATAACAGGTTTAATGTTTTACGCGATTTTCAACGAACTATTCTCCAGTAAAAGTCCAAATAACGTTTACAGTAAAGCGCTGGAGCGCTGCAAGAAAGAACCTAAAGTGATAGATGCTCTCGGAGAACCGATAAGAGGTTACGGGGAGGAGAATCGGCGTAGACGTAACCACGTTAG TCACGCTACCTTCGTGAAAGACGGAGTACGGCATATGAGAATGCAATTCTACGTGCAAGGCATAAGGAGACGCGGCACAGTGACATTAGAAGTACAAGAA AACGAATCAGGCGATTATGTGTACAGATACTTATACGTACTAATAGACGACATCATGCAAACTACTATAAAAATAGAAGATAACAGAAACGATTATAAGAGCCACGTCATCGACACGGACTttgatataaattaa
- the E(y)2 gene encoding enhancer of yellow 2, whose protein sequence is MKTAPHQRLVMVGDRDGLKELLRRRLVECGWRDQVKLICKELIKEHGHDITYDKLLSVVTTKARTLVPDSVKKELLQKIKNQLIAQEEKLKM, encoded by the exons ATGAAAACTGCTCCGCATCAAAGGCTAGTGATGGTTGGTGATCGTGATGG GCTGAAAGAATTATTACGTCGCCGTTTGGTCGAATGTGGTTGGAGGGATCAAGTAAAATTAATCTGCAAGGAATTAATAAAAGAACATGGTCACGACATCACTTACGATAAGCTACTCTCTGTGGTCACGACCAAAGCGAGAACGCTCGTGCCAGACTCTGTTAAAAAAGAgcttttgcaaaaaataaagAATCAGCTTATCGCACAAGAAGAAAAACTCAAAATGTAA
- the Nedd8 gene encoding nedd8 ubiquitin like modifier, translated as MLIKVKTLTGKEIEIDIEPTDKVERIKERVEEKEGIPPQQQRLIFSGKQMSDDKTAQDYKVQGGSVLHLVLALRGGLQLQ; from the exons ATGTTGATTAAAGTGAAG ACTCTCACGGGGAAAGAG ATCGAAATAGATATAGAACCCACAGATAAAGTGGAAAGGATCAAGGAAAGGGTAGAAGAAAAGGAAGGTATACCTCCACAACAGCAACGATTAATTTTCTCTGGAAAGCAAAT GAGCGATGACAAAACGGCGCAAGACTATAAAGTCCAAGGTGGATCGGTATTGCATTTGGTACTCGCATTGAGGGGAGGTTTACAATTACAATAA